The DNA region GCCGTGCCCGGGGTGTCGCTGATGCCGTCAAAGGTATGCCGCACCGGCAGACCCGACTGCGCGATCACATCCCGGCCCCAGCTGCCGCACACCACCACCGAGCACTCCCGTGTGTCGGCGCGCACCAGCTCCTGGGCATAGCGCAGGATGGCGTGGTTATACACGCCGCACAGGCCCCGGTTCCCCACGAACACCACATAGCACACCTTTTTGATTTCGCCCCGGGGACGCAAAAATGGGTTGTCGTACCCGCCGTTTTCCCCGGCCAAAAGCTCGCTGAGAATGTGCCTGCTCTGCTGGGCGAAGGTGCGTATGCCGCCCAAGCCCTTCTGGGTGCGCCGCAGCTTGGCCGAGGCCACCATTTTCATGGCCTTGTTGATCTGCTGGGTGTTTTTAACACTCTTGATCCGTGCCCGGATCTCACGCATACTGCCCATATCCTTCTCCCCTTTCTTCGGTCAGTCAGCCTCAAAAGGTTTCCTTAAAGGACTTGAGGGTCTCCCGCAGCTTATCCAGCATATCGGCAGGGATCTTCTTACCTGCGCAGATGGTGTCCACCAGCTCGGGCATAGCCTGCTTCACATACTCCACCGCTTCCCGCTCGAATCGGGGCATATCCGCCAGATCCACATCGTCGGCGTAGCCCTCGTTGGCGGCGAAGATGGCAATGACCTGGTCCTCCACCGCCCGGGCGGCGAACTGGTCCTGCTTCAGCAGCTCCGTCATGTGCTGGCCCCGCAGCAGCGTAGCCTGGGTAGACGCATCCAAATCGGACCCGAACTGGGCGAAGGATGCCAGCTCCCGGTACTGCGCCAGGTCCGTGCGCAGGCGGCCCGCCACCTGCTTCATAGCGGGAACCTGGGCCGCGCCGCCCACACGGGACACGGACAGGCCCACATTGATAGCCGGCCGCGTGCCGGAGTGGAACAGGCCCGTCTCCAGGAAGATCTGTCCGTCGGTAATGGAAATAACATTGGTGGGAATATAGGCGGAAATATCGCCCGCCTGGGTTTCGATAATGGGCAGTGCCGTCATGCTGCCGCCGCCGGAGGCCTCGTCCAGCCGTGCCGCCCGCTCCAGAAGCCGGGAGTGCAGGTAGAACACATCGCCGGGATAGGCCTCGCGTCCGGGGGGACGCTGGAGCAGCAGGGAAATTTCGCGGTACGCCGCCGCCTGCTTGCTCAGATCGTCGTAAACGATCAGCACATCCTTGCCCTTGTACATGAAATATTCGCCGATAGCCGCGCCTGCATAGGGGGCTATGTACAGCATCGGCGCAGGCTCGGAGGCCGAGGCGCATACCACGGTGGTGTAGTCCATAGCGCCCAGCTCCGTCAGCTTGCGCACCACATTGGCAACCGTGGACTCCTTCTGTCCGATGGCCACATAAATGCAGTGTACACCCTTGCCCTTTTGATTCACAATGGTATCCAGGGCAATGGCGGTCTTGCCGGTCTGGCGGTCGCCGATGATCAGCTCACGCTGGCCCCGACCGATGGGCACCAAAGCGTCGATAGCCTTAATACCTGTCTGCAGGGGTACGGTGACGCCCTGCCGGTGCAGCACACTGGGCGCCGGACTCTCCACGGCCCGGAAGCCGTCGTTCTGAATGGGCCCCTTGCCGTCCACCGGGCGGCCCAAGGCGTCCACTACGCGGCCGCACATAGCCTCGCCCACGGGCACCTCAATGATGTGGCCCGTCCGGCGCACGGTGTCGCCCTCCTGAATGGTGGAGAAGTCGCCCAGCAGCACCACGCCCACATTGTTCTTGTCCAGGTCCATCACCATGCCCCGGAGGCTTCCCTCAAACTCCAGCATTTCCCC from Vescimonas fastidiosa includes:
- the atpG gene encoding ATP synthase F1 subunit gamma, which codes for MGSMREIRARIKSVKNTQQINKAMKMVASAKLRRTQKGLGGIRTFAQQSRHILSELLAGENGGYDNPFLRPRGEIKKVCYVVFVGNRGLCGVYNHAILRYAQELVRADTRECSVVVCGSWGRDVIAQSGLPVRHTFDGISDTPGTAQSLPVADYLKRLYLSGEADEIHLVYQRFYSALQQVPSQMQLLPAKLETEEKDEATNDYIFEPDAKSVLENMVQLYLDNMVYSVLLEAKVSEQASRMTAMSTATDATGDLISELSLKLNRVRQAAITTEIAEIVGGANALKKAKK
- the atpA gene encoding F0F1 ATP synthase subunit alpha, translated to MDDQEELSVLESIREKLSGTDNSIDVYQTGKVISVSDGICHVSGLADVMAGEMLEFEGSLRGMVMDLDKNNVGVVLLGDFSTIQEGDTVRRTGHIIEVPVGEAMCGRVVDALGRPVDGKGPIQNDGFRAVESPAPSVLHRQGVTVPLQTGIKAIDALVPIGRGQRELIIGDRQTGKTAIALDTIVNQKGKGVHCIYVAIGQKESTVANVVRKLTELGAMDYTTVVCASASEPAPMLYIAPYAGAAIGEYFMYKGKDVLIVYDDLSKQAAAYREISLLLQRPPGREAYPGDVFYLHSRLLERAARLDEASGGGSMTALPIIETQAGDISAYIPTNVISITDGQIFLETGLFHSGTRPAINVGLSVSRVGGAAQVPAMKQVAGRLRTDLAQYRELASFAQFGSDLDASTQATLLRGQHMTELLKQDQFAARAVEDQVIAIFAANEGYADDVDLADMPRFEREAVEYVKQAMPELVDTICAGKKIPADMLDKLRETLKSFKETF